Genomic segment of Arachnia propionica:
GCCCCAGGGGTCCCCAGGGCGCCGCCCCGGATGTCGAGGGTGAGGAAGACGCCGTGGGGTGGCTCCTCCTGCATCGAATTGATGTGGCACTCGATCACGGGCAGACCCTCGCCCAACTGCACGACCTGGACACCGTCGTCCTCCGCCACCTGTGCGTCGATGAAGTGTTCCGCGATCACTCCGGCCAGTAGCTTCTCGGGGGTGGGGTTCGGATCGTTGGGTTCGCTCATGCCTCCATGACAACACACTTCCGGGGCGGCAAAAAGGCCTCGCGCCGGGAAGTTCCGGCTGCGAGGCCCGATGTCGTGGCGCGCTCGGAGGGACTCGAACCCCCAACCTTCTGATCCGTAGTCAGATGCTCTATCCATTAAGCTACGAGCGCGGGCGAGGAGTAACTATACGGGCCCGCCTCCGGCTTGGCAAAACCACGGAACGCGAGCGGCCCCGGGAGGAACCCGGGGCCGCTCGTACACTGGCGGAGGTGGCGGGATTTGAACCCGCGATGGGGTTGAGCCCCAAACCCGCTTAGCAGGCGGGCGCCATAGACCAGACTAGGCGACACCTCCAGCGCGCTACAGACTAGCCGAGGCGCAACAGCACCGGCAACCGACTCCTCGTGGCGGAGCAGGCGGCCGTCGCGACTGTCGTCCGTTCGTCCGACCGACAAGTACACTGAACCCGCGATGCGAGAGGAGAACGCGTCTTGACCAACAAAAAATATCCGCGGCTCTTTCGCGGCGGTGACCCGGAACGTCGGCACGACGACGTCACGGGTGGGTTGAGCGACGAGTCAGAATCCGAACAGACATCCATCCGCCCCCACAAGGTGTCGGATCACGGATCGAAAACCTCGGGGAAAACCACCTCTCGCAGCGACGCCGACTCCTCCGAGGGGGGCCGCAGGAGTTCCTCGAAAAGAGACAAGGAATCATCGAGGAGCAGGGCGGGTGGTTCACGCGACGGCGCCAAGAGGGCCGAACCGCGCAGAACCAAGGACGATAAGGACGATTCCGCCCCCAAACACGCCGCCGGCACCAAGGGGCCGTTGGACAGGTCATTCAGGCGCAGCGCCACCCTGACCGTCGCCAGCGCGCTGCTGCCGGGGCTCGGGCTGACGGGGGCCCGGCAGCGCTGGGCAAAAATCCTGGGGGTGCTGCTTCCCGTCGGTTTCCTGGGCGGCCTGGTCCTGTTGGCGGTGCGCGCCGTCATGAACCCGGAGGTCGCCATCGGCTGGGCCCTCAGACCCGGGATCCTTCGCGGCACCATCCTGGTCCTGATCGTCGCCGCCCTGGGTTGGGCCTTCCTGATCACCCTGACCCACCTCATCACCAGACCCAAGGGCCTGGCCACAGCGAAGCGGGCCATCGGGGCGGGCCTGGTGGTCGCCCTCACCTTCGTGGTCTCCGCCCCCTTGGCGGTGGCCGCCCGCTACACCCTGTCCCAGCTGCAGCTGGTGGAGAAGGTCTTCGCACCCGAGGTCCAGGCCAGCGGTCGTCCCGAAGTCGACGTGAATGCCAAGGACCCGTGGAAGGACACCCCGCGTCTCAACATCCTGCTGCTCGGCGCGGACAGCACGGGCAGCCGCATAGCGGACAACAAGGGAACCTACGTTCCTCGCACCGACACCATCATGGTGGCCTCCATCGACACCGCGACGGGCAACACCACCCTGGTCCAGATTCCCCGCAGCGTGGAGCGCACACCGTTCCCGGAGGGCAGCAAGCTGGCGAAGCTGTTCCCCCGCGGTTTCCGTGGCGCCGGTGACAGCTCGGAGTGGTTGATCAACGCCATCTGGGAGCGGACCGTCAGCAAGGACTACCCGGAGATGGCCGAAGCCGTCGCACCCGCCACCTATCCCGGCGCGGAGGCTCTGAAACAGGGGGTCGAGGGTATAACCGGACTGCACATGCACTACTTCGCGCTGGTCAACATCGACGGCCTGCAGCAGCTGATCGACGCCATGGGTGGGGTGAAGCTGAACGTCAACCGGAAACTCCCCATCGGCGGCGACCACCAGACCGGCGCCCGACCCCACGGCTGGTTGAAACCCGGCCCCGACCAGCTCCTTGATGGCTACAACGCCATGTGGTACGCGCGGAGCCGTTTCGACTCGGACGACTACGCCCGCATGGCCCGCCAGTCCTGCCTGGTGAACGCGGTCATCAAGCAGGCGAACCCGACGACGCTGCTCACCTCCTACGAGGGCATCGCCCAGGCCTCCTCGGACATGGTGATGACCGACATCCCGCAGGATGTGCTGGCCCCGCTGGCCCAGCTGGCCTTCAAGGTCAAGGACGCCTCCGTCTCACGGCTGGCCTTCGTGCACGGCCAGAACGGGTTCGACGCGGGCAACCCGGATTTCACGCTGATGCGCAAACGGGTGCAGGACGCCATCAACCCGCCCGCCCCGACGAGCGAACCCACGGCGAGCACCTCCACCGCGCCGTCCCCGGACCCCAGCACCGCCAAACCTTCACCGACACCGACGAAACAGACCTCCTCGGCGCAGCCCAAACCCTCTGCGACGTCCTCCGATGCGGCCCCGTCGACCACCGAACGGGTCGCGGACGCCTGCGCCTACCACCCGGAGGAGTGAGCGGTCCGGGCGAACGCGGCGAGAGTGGGATTCGAACCCACGGAGAGTTGCCCCTCGGCCGCTTTCAAGGCGGCTGCACTAGTCCACTATGCGATCTCGCCGTGCGGGATTCATTCCGCGGAGCCCATCTTAGGGGTTGACAAGGTCGAACGGGATAAGGTGCCCCTCAACCCCCTCGAGCCCGGTTGAACCGGCATGTGAACGCGCCTTCCCTTGAAGCCGGTTGAGCCAGCACGTGAGCGCCAGCGAACGGCTGAGTCG
This window contains:
- a CDS encoding LCP family protein, giving the protein MTNKKYPRLFRGGDPERRHDDVTGGLSDESESEQTSIRPHKVSDHGSKTSGKTTSRSDADSSEGGRRSSSKRDKESSRSRAGGSRDGAKRAEPRRTKDDKDDSAPKHAAGTKGPLDRSFRRSATLTVASALLPGLGLTGARQRWAKILGVLLPVGFLGGLVLLAVRAVMNPEVAIGWALRPGILRGTILVLIVAALGWAFLITLTHLITRPKGLATAKRAIGAGLVVALTFVVSAPLAVAARYTLSQLQLVEKVFAPEVQASGRPEVDVNAKDPWKDTPRLNILLLGADSTGSRIADNKGTYVPRTDTIMVASIDTATGNTTLVQIPRSVERTPFPEGSKLAKLFPRGFRGAGDSSEWLINAIWERTVSKDYPEMAEAVAPATYPGAEALKQGVEGITGLHMHYFALVNIDGLQQLIDAMGGVKLNVNRKLPIGGDHQTGARPHGWLKPGPDQLLDGYNAMWYARSRFDSDDYARMARQSCLVNAVIKQANPTTLLTSYEGIAQASSDMVMTDIPQDVLAPLAQLAFKVKDASVSRLAFVHGQNGFDAGNPDFTLMRKRVQDAINPPAPTSEPTASTSTAPSPDPSTAKPSPTPTKQTSSAQPKPSATSSDAAPSTTERVADACAYHPEE